A genomic region of Nevskiales bacterium contains the following coding sequences:
- a CDS encoding glycine zipper 2TM domain-containing protein, with product MNKLMIAGALAAPLAVGAAGYGGYKIAQGDLQLAADDGYAELISAVPVTKEVQVPTTSRECRQVPVTYTQTVRGEQTSVPTNVIVGGLIGGVIGNQVVNGSKRDAATVLGAAAGGYLGYERAKRKNAPQTVQRTRYEERCDTVKGSRTELQPDGYDVTYRYQGQVYTTRMASPPPARFPVTLTVTPASG from the coding sequence ATGAACAAGCTGATGATCGCCGGTGCGCTGGCCGCCCCCCTGGCGGTGGGCGCCGCCGGTTACGGTGGCTACAAGATCGCGCAGGGCGACCTGCAGCTGGCCGCGGACGACGGCTATGCCGAGCTGATCTCGGCCGTGCCTGTCACCAAGGAAGTGCAGGTGCCGACCACGAGCCGCGAGTGCCGCCAGGTGCCGGTGACCTATACGCAGACGGTGCGCGGCGAGCAGACCAGCGTGCCGACCAACGTGATCGTCGGCGGCCTGATCGGCGGCGTGATCGGCAACCAGGTGGTGAACGGCAGCAAGCGTGATGCGGCGACCGTGCTCGGCGCTGCCGCCGGCGGCTACCTCGGCTACGAGCGGGCCAAGCGCAAGAACGCGCCGCAGACCGTGCAGCGCACGCGCTACGAGGAACGTTGCGACACGGTCAAGGGCTCGCGCACCGAGCTGCAGCCGGACGGCTATGACGTGACCTACCGTTACCAGGGCCAGGTCTACACCACGCGGATGGCGAGCCCGCCGCCGGCCCGCTTCCCGGTGACGCTCACGGTGACCCCGGCCAGCGGCTGA
- a CDS encoding PepSY domain-containing protein: protein MRKSPLLALVAAAILLGSLAVPADARPDRRERAEQRGGRERHGDDERRWESRKGVLSRDEAARRAQREHGGRVLSVDLLQPDDAPARYRIKLLSNNGNVRTVDVDALED, encoded by the coding sequence ATGCGCAAATCCCCGCTACTCGCGCTGGTGGCCGCGGCGATCCTGCTCGGATCGCTGGCGGTGCCGGCCGACGCCCGCCCGGACCGGCGCGAACGTGCCGAGCAGCGTGGCGGGCGCGAGCGGCACGGCGACGACGAGCGGCGCTGGGAGTCGCGCAAGGGCGTGCTGAGCCGCGACGAGGCCGCGCGCCGCGCCCAGCGCGAGCACGGCGGCCGTGTGCTGTCGGTGGATCTGCTGCAACCCGACGATGCGCCTGCGCGCTACCGGATCAAACTGTTGTCGAACAACGGCAACGTGCGTACGGTAGACGTGGACGCGCTGGAGGACTGA